One Citrus sinensis cultivar Valencia sweet orange chromosome 5, DVS_A1.0, whole genome shotgun sequence genomic window, TCTCAAAGATTTGCTTGCTTCTTGTTGTGGCTCTTTTAATCTTCCCCATTGAATTTCTTAGCTTAAAATCTTCATCTGTTCTTAGCTTCAAGTAATTTATGCGCTGTTAATCTTATCATCTGAtagttttgtatttgtttccAAGATATGTaatttcattcaaattcaGGATCTCGGATGCGTTTCTGTAAGATTTTGTGTGCTAAATTTTCTCATcgagcaattttttttttgggtgtgtGATCTTGCTTTGAGCAATATCTTCTGTCAGAGAGTTTAATTCTTTTGGCTATGCTGCTAATTACTTTTACATTCTAGTCTGGTTTTGGGAATGACTCGTTGTGTTAGTGGAAATGATCCGTTAATTTGTGCAAGTTCTTGTTTCTAATGTGATACCGTTTTGCAGGATTCTTGAATTGGCTGTGGTGTGTGGATACAGCCGTGGCTATCGAATTGTGGATACGAGAACAGCATGCGGTGGTGGCTTACTCTTTCTGTTGACGTGTATCGAAGAGTCATCTCGTTGAACCTCTATTGTAGAGTTATTCTGTAATTCTGTTAATTAGTCTTCACCcttaattttctcaattttgttgcttatttattttcaatggGATCCACCTTTTTCATTGTCGTCCCCTGCTACGTCCGCCAGATTAGCTGAATACTGTCTAGCCCACTTCCTCAACATTTTCCCTTTAGCTCTCGTTTCCTGCTCAGTTATCATTTCAGTTTGGTTTTCTTGGAGTCGTTGCCTATTGGTCTATCAGTCTCTCTAGTTACGTATTTTTGGTATTTCTTTCTCGGCCGTAGATTTGAGTCCTTGTTTTCCAATTCACATCATCCTGGTTTACGTGTTACTAGTAGCGAATCAATCGTCCTGTAGAAGATTGTGTTGTTCATCGTATATCGAAGGGTTGGGAAGTAGTTATGGTGTGCCAAGCAGCAAGCCAAACAAGATTCCGGGCATTGAAATACGAACATGGAATTGCAGGGAGGGCTGCCATAGTTGTTAGAATCATAGCATGCTTTCAACCTCTTAAGTTCTGTCAGGTTTGTGGACAATATGCTTGTCATTCTTTTATTAACCTTCATTCAGTTTAACTAGCAAGAAACTCATTGTTCTGTTGCTACATCGTCTGCAAAGAAGATGTAAACCCATTCACTAAAACTGTTTTTTCTTGTGTGCTTTGCAGGCTGAATATTTCCGTCATTTGCTTAAACCTGTCACGTAGATAGATTATTTTCGATCGTTTTGATTTCAAGTTTAGCTGGAGTTTTTAGCTTTTCCCTTACTATTGACACAAACAGCAAATAGCAGCTTTACGTACTGTAGACGTTCTTTTGGTACGTATGGCAATGTCTGGATTTTTTAAGACAGTCttcattgtttaatttatttcaaagttttgaaTCATAAAGGAGTATCTCTATCTTAAAATGCTAGGTGATTGTTGTGGTTGGATGGGAGAACGCTGTGGATCCTGGTTTCCTCAGCAGCAATTTGATTGGAAATTGCCCTATTCGAATTATTCTAGTGCTCCAATTCTCTCAGGGCAAAATTGCATTCCTACAATTATGAATCTTGGAACTAATAACGTCCCAACAAATGGAAAACTGCCAGTTAATGCATATCCTGTGCAACCTCACTCACAGGCTGCCGAAGCAATTGAACCTCATGGTTGGTTTTATTGTTTGCCTCGCTTCAGACAGGCCTTTATGCCTGCTTCACTCTCTATTTTGAAAGAGCAATTACCTGCTGCCCCATTTGTGAATCATGGTGAGACTACCAAAACGAAGGCAGGATCTGGGTGTGCTCAGAAGagatttcttgtttttgatCAATCCGGAGATCAAACGACTTTCATGTTTAGCTCTGGAATTGGAAATCCTGTCCAATGCTTGACTTCTTGGAGTCCAAAGCCACTTGGTAGGTATAATTTGAGTCCTGACATTCAAGGAGCTAAAGCAGATACAAATGTACTCTCCATGccaaatttaattgatgacTTAGATGAAACTAATGGGGCTGATCTGCAAAGTGAAATGCATGAGGACACTGAAGAACTCAATGCACTACTGTACtcagatgatgatggtgattacactgatgatgatgaggatgatgaaGTTACGAGCACTGGTCATTCCCCTAGTACAATGACAGCTCATGAGAAGCAAGATTGGTTTGATGGGAGCACAGAAGAGGTTGCTAGCTCAGCTGGACCTATCAAGAAGCGAAAGCTTTTTGATGGAGTTTATGATGATGTGCCCTTGCCCGTCCCTTCTAGTTCTGTCAAATGTAATTTACACCTTGACGATGAGGATGATGCAGAATCTAGTTGTGCCAACAGTGAGAATCCTGGGTCAGATGAATTTGGTTCTGTATCAACCAACAAGAGAATGAGAAAGGAGAAAATACGGGAAACGGTGAGTGTTCTCCGGAGTATTATTCCTGATGGAGAAGGCAAGGATGCCATGTTGGTTCTCGATGAAGCTATTGATTACTTGAAATCCCTGAGGCTTAAAGCCAAAGCTTTGGGACTTGATTCTCTATGAATcatgttttcttttactgttagttttaatttagtaCTTGTCATTATCATTTCTCCTATATTAGAAGTCGTCGTTGGAGTGTGCTGAATAAAAGTGTGGTACATATCGGGCGGGCGGGCGGGCGGGCGGGCGGGCGTGGGATTGCAGAAAATGGGGAGTTTCTAGCAATGGAGGAAATTTTGAAGTAGCGGAAAGTGAGCGTGTGTTTTTCCTCATTAAGTGTTTCTTCAATGATTGATTTGGAAATCAGCAGAATTGGCTTGGTcaaatttctctctctagTCGCTAGAGAAAAGAAGATAGTGCAGATATTAAGCTCTTACTTattaaagagaaatgaaattattagaCTGTGTCTTGGGGTTTAGAGAAAGTAACACACTCATGGGAGCGGAGATGGCACTGTGAGTGTGAATGAGAAGACTAGTTATTCCAGCGGGACCCGATGAAAGAGAACAGAATGCACGCCCCATGGGTGTTTTGGGACCCAGCTcactttctttctccttttgtTTGTGTTCTTGTCAAGTTTTTATTATCTCTTGTTGTGGGGTTATAGCtttttgttgatgttgatACAAGGGACTTGCCCATCTCATGTTGCAACTTGCCAGCTTAAAGGGCCCGGCCCCCAAATCATCACCATTCCACGCATCCGCTATTGGCTATTGGCTATTGGCCTAACCATCGCTTTTCCTCTCGAGTGAAAGTGCGATGCTACACTGTTGATCTTTTTGTTACTCTTGTTCGGTATGGTGGCCGTGGGTGGCTGGACTCCCCTTTTCACTGCTATTGGTGTAATTTAAATTcagaacaaaatatttttattgtacgTACGTTCGCTTGCTGCTAATGGTAGTCGTGTTGAGTCTCGGTAGTGACTGGAGATGATGAAACTTTGTTGGGATGCTATTTATTTGGTTGGTGTTATTTGTTGTCTTAACGCTTATGTTTTTACGTCGCATGCGCGCATTTATGATATGGGACAGTgatgtattatatataaaataatagtgtATGATTCCTTTGCCCTTTCATATGGTGCAAAAATTTCTGTCCATATTTATTGGGATGATGGTTTCGTGGGACCACAAGCTTTGCATTTATTCGACTCAGAGAATACCATAACATGTGCATGCGCCCGGGTTGATCAGAAACCGGGACAGGAATAATTGCTTCGAcaagttttcttttactaaCGAGTTTAATTTCCTTGTAATTATTTGGGGTTAAATTAGAGTTGaatgaataaatgataaaGGAGTTATTCTGTGATGAATTGAATAGAAAAATTTGGGGTTCAAAGTAAAAATAAGTATAACTTGGAGGCCCAATTGAAAACATGTAACCTGGGCGGGCGGGCGTGCGTGGATGGTTCGTCATTGATTcgttgtaatcttttacttccTGCATATGCATCGACGATGGAGGTGAACGGTCGAGGGAATAAATTCTGTTGTTATATCAGTTGGGCCGGACGGTGTCCATGCCCAATATGCTTTTTCTCGTTCTAGGCTCAACAACAAACTCCTTTCCTTGAAGTTGACAGTGTTTCGCTTTGGTTAAGAGCTAAGGGGATGGGCAACTTTTCGTATGCATTGAAGACATTTTCATGAGTgcttatgttttaaaaagaaccTCCCTTCTTCAAACTTTTCTTCCGTAGTTTTCAATTGATTAATGTTAAGTTTTTTATAATCTTATACCCCAAGTGAATTTATGGTCGCGTATGgtgaaaatttaattctatatTATGTTGggggtaaaatattaataggcCAACGAAGGAGTGACATGTTAACAAGATAGTTTTTTTTGGCAATAAAGCTCTTTACAAGCTTAAAATGAGAATTCAAAGGTTGGGGGCTTATGAGAGAAATAACACGAAAGGGTGCAAGCCACTCTAATAGCTCAAAAAGTCAAGGGATATTGCCATATGTCACATGGGGATCATAACAACAGAGATAAGGCCTCCACTAGAATTAATACACGTTAGCATAGGAGGGACCCCACGCGAACAAGTCTAAATCCCTCTAAAACCTCTCCATGATGGTCACACACACACTAATATTGAGAGAGGGGACTAAACCAATCAAAAGTAAGGCAGCGGGCAGAAATGCAAGCTGCTCTGAAGCTCAACTAGCtcatttaaatgaatcaattagAGGACAATACTTGTTGTCACAAAGGACAATCTCCTAACCCAAAAGGAGGGGAGCGGGGAACATTCCTACATGCCAGCTTTAAAGAGGCTAAATGACTtgagttaaataattaaattactcaaAGACCCTTTACTTGAGGAAGGAACAATTTATTATGGCCTATCACTTATCTAAAAAGATTTAGAGACATCCTCAAAAAGACATTCCTCTACAAACGATTAAGTACGTTTCATCACAAAGAAGGTCTCTCTTCActttttcacttctttttcATGTTTATATTTGAGGTTTCATATAAACCGACTCCTCTCCACCATATAATGCAAAATGACAGCAACAGAGTGCTAATCATtggcttttatttataaagtttcTATTCCTTGgtaattaaagtttaaagaTCTTTGAACTAACCCATATTAGccaaacaaccaaacaactcTACATCCTTTTTATCTATCCCAAACTTTGATTTCGATGAATATTTCACATTCACGATAAATTTTTCTCACGTTTTGactttgataaatattttacattctacgatgaatttttgaatttatgaaGATTAATTCactctttcttatattatacaaATGAATCCTCTTGCCTGATTAATGAATTTGGGGGAAgatattgaatttttgaatttttcttaagCTCATTTCTGACGTAGATGGTggttgataaaataatcattactATCTCTACTGAAAGATTCTAGAATCTACCATTTCTCATCGCATTTTTTTAGACAAAAACTCTGCATTTTCCACTTTCTCTTTTCGGATGCCAGTGACACTTCTAACGactgtttttctctttttcaagtttatcGTGGGTTTATCCTCCAAGTCCCTCCTAGAAACCCAATAAATCATTCCTAATAGCAAgttcttaaatattttggatAAGATAATGAGTTAACcagaattttattaatttataactcACGAcgataaatattataaaaagattAGCTTAAAGCTCAACTGACCACCGAATTAAAATCCTCTTCAGTTCTGTTCCATTGGTATGCATGTTGGCATATTGCGTACgattcaattattaaaaaaaaaatcaataaaagtaGGAGGAACGAACTTGGCCTTCACAGGAAGTGGGCTAGTTTTGTTCTCTGCAAAGGCTGCGGAGGCCACCACTAAATGCGCCTGTTGTTTATCTGATATGCCTCAATAAGTAATAGACTAAGCCCAATGGTCCAAGTTCGCAAACAGCATGCATCCGGTGCTTTCACAGACCACTGTAACAACAAATTGGCACCGGCGCGTAGCGCTTGACAAACGCATTTCATCAAATCAAGCGGCGTTAAATCCACGCAACGGTATAAACCGTACAAGTGAGTCCGCAGCCTCGTCGCTCCCacttatttgttaaaaaaattaaaaattgttgtgCGTGGAGAAGTGTAGAAGTAGAATCAAAGGGCTTTGAGTCTAGAGCTCACGAAACAAGAACATAAACATAGCGCATCATGGCGTCAAAAGCGAAAGCATAGTATATATGATATAAGCTATAGTGCAAAGCCGAGGCGTTACGTACAGCATTCAATCGAATTCACGTCGTTTCCTGAAAATGGAGAATTTTCCTTTTCACGATGGCAGTATTTATGATATGCTTGACACCAGACACACCGACACTCGCCccgtaattttcattttctctgatcattgttcttatttttagttttaattcaaaatttaatttatttttattattattactttaacttaatttatacCTTTTTTTGTATGCCTTCTGGTTAGATTTTGCTTAAATTTGTTCAGGCTTCTAATTTGAGGATTGTTCAATCAAGTCTTTATAGGTTAGTTAAGTGAAGATGAATTTGATGCTGGTCCTTGAAATGAACAGTTATGATTGGCTTATATTGATGGTTGGCGAAGTGCAAATCAAACTTAAACATCCGATTGCGAAccttaattttgttgataatcAGTTCGAAACCAGAAAATTGGTGGCATGTGAAATGAAGTAGAGATCATCCAAGCTGGAACCATTCTATGAATGAAATGATAAATTGGATAAGGTGTTTGAATAATACATGAAAGCTAGGATTTGGTGCTTTGCTAACTCTGATGACAGTCTTGTTAGTTGTTACAGAAGAAATATTCTGCATATGATAGAGTTGAGAGTGCAATTTCCCAGCTGTTACCTTTGTAATTCCATTAACACTGTGTCATGTTAGGCGGTTGCATTATGTTTTCTTATTATGAATCTTTTAGTAGATTTTTATACGAAATGTGCTTTGCAAGTAGAATAAATAAGcttagaaagagaaagaagcaTGAAAAGGTAAATGATATCTTCATGCCTGAGGAATGTTGGTTTGGTGCTGGAGATACCTTTGAACTGAATCTATAAATCCATCCATCTTTTATCTGCCTGCAGATTTTCTCGCTCCGTTGTCTTCTattatgcttttgttttttgctttttcttttaatggtgAACTTATTATGAATTGCATGCTTCTTATCAAACATGATGTGTTTGGCTAGGCAAAAGATAATGCCATTCCAATATTTTGCTTAAGGAGTGAGTGCTTGCCTCTCTCATTAATCTCTAATGAGTTTCAtggtaatatttttcttcattctagATGTAACTTGACTTGGAGAATATTTTTTGCTGTTTATGTAGGATGTCAATCACAGTTTGCAAATGCACTCGTCTTTGGTACGGAGGCTTTCTCAAGAAAGAGAATTGGAggtttgttttggttttagGTTTTGTTAGCATGAATCCTCTAATAcattctttgttttttctttcctttttttatttcttattttatatttttttggggtaCTCCATTccttcttaattaattagcttAAGTTCTTTTTAATCTCTGAACAGGGGCATCAGGGTTGTGTGAATGCCATTTCTTGGAACTCCAAAGGCTCTCTTTTGATATCTGGATCAGACGACACACGTGTAAGGGATTCCTGTACTTGTCATGTGGATTTTAAAGttcatttcagatattagaTAGCATTGAAAAGAATCGAAATGTAGCTCCAAGAAGGAAATATGAAGTTTTGAAGCATagttgattatttaattattatctgCAGATCAATGTTTGGAGCTATTCTAGTAGAAAACTTTTGCATTCCATAGATACCGGGCATTCTGCAAACGTATTCTGTACTAAATTTGTCCCTGAAACTTCGGATGAGCTTGTTGTCTCTGGAGCTGGAGATGCAGAAGTAatgttttgattatttttatttttatttttttggcagTGGATGTTATTTGTGAACCTAGTTAAATGTTATTGTTAAGCTGCACTTAATGATCTTTTCGTAGGTCCGGTTATTTAATCTGTCTCGCTTTAGTGGGAGAGGACTTGATGATAATGCTATTACTCCATCGGCACTGTATCAGTGTCATACCAGAAGAGTAAAAAAGTTAGCTGTAAGATCTTACAACATAAGTATCTGAATATGTATATAGATTAGATATCAAAGTGTGTTGTCTTACGTTTGCCTCTCATTGTTTTTACCTGCTTTGAGGCAGGTTGAAGTTGGAAATCCACATGTGGTCTGGAGTGCAAGTGAAGACGGGACTTTGAGGCAGCATGATTTTCGACAGGGTTCTTCTTGTCCTCCTGCCGGATCTTCTCATCAAGAATGTCGTAATATTCTAGTGAGTAATAGTTGCTGATATATTTGTTCATGTTGAAATCAAATGGCATCACATCTATGCACATTCTATATGCTTTTCAACGGTAGTTTAATTTACATTAAAGGTTATTTGCCTGGTTGGcattgaagatttttttttaattttgaaatgatttgGCGGTTTGGTTAATGTAATGATCTTTTTGTATTCGTTATCTCTTGGCaggccctttttttttcctttcataattttaatctagTCCTCCtgcatcatttttctttttctttttccccaaTTCAGCTTGATTTACGGTGTGGAGCAAAGAGGTCGCTAGCTGATCCCCCTAAACAAACTCTTTCTCTAAAATCTTGTGATATCAGTTCTACGAGGCCTCATTTACTCCTGGTTGGTGGAAGGTACATGGCTAATACTATAtgcatttgtttgtttgtgcTTACTTTGTATTCCTTTTTCCTCTAACTTCTCATCGCAAATCTTTTCAGTGATGCATTTGCTCGTCTGTATGATAGAAGGATGCTGCCTCCACTAACTTCCTGTCAGAAAAGGATGTCACCACCACCTTGTGTTAACTATTTCTGCCCTATGCATCTTTCTGAACATGTTAGTTTAATGCTTCTCTGTTGACTTCCTTACTGCTTTATTAGTTCTTTTATCAGTCATAATCTCATGTCCTTTTTGGTTGGAAATTGCAAATGTTATCTATTCTTGTACGAGATTTTTCAGGGAAGCAGATTGAAACTTGTTTTGAAAGTTGTGCGGTTTAATttcatgatattttaaaacatgttttTTGGGCACTTTATGCGATGCGTAAATAATCTGTATTTTTTGTACTATTTCATATAGATTTCATGTTCTAAAAAGTTCTACAATACTTATCTATTCTTTAATGTTGTTTTATAATGTTGGTTGTGTTCTTTCCTCTTCTTTTAGGGACGCTCAAGCTTGCACCTGACTCATGTTACATTTAGTCCCAATGGCGAAGAGGTTCTCCTTAGTTATAGTGGAGAGCATGTATATCTAATGGATGTAAATCATGGTATGTTTAATCTGGCTGCAGCTTTTGCTTCTATTGTATGCATGTCAATACTGATAGCTGTTGGTTGATCTTTGTGTCAATCTAAGTACCTGTAAATCTATGGTTCTCTCTTTGTAAAGTTCAGGGAATCACCTTAAGTGTGATTAGGCTGGTAGGTTGCAAAAGGAACCATTTCCTGTTGTCAAGGGTGGGTATTTTATCAGTTGAATACTTTATCTCAACGAACGTTTAAGCTTGCCACACAGTGAAGCTATTTCTTTGGTTCTTCAGGAGTGGGTAACATTTGGGTGTTGTGTAAACTTGTTTGGATATACTCATAGTTTTCTACTTTATTTTGCAGCTGGTGGGCGTGCCATGCGATATACTGTAGGAGACGCTTCAAAAATTATGAGCTTTACACCAACACTCAATGGGTTAGAATTGCAGCCACCAATACATGATTTTCTCCAAACCAATATTCGTGTCAGGGGGGAAGTGGCCACAGGGGTGGGAATCTTTGCTTACCTtttgttcttgttcttgttcttgtttatttatttatttatttttttaatttttgggtaACGTAGCAGTGTAGATTTGGGTAATCTTTGGGATTATTCATGCATGtaatttctctttctcatATGCTGAGCTAGTCCATCGTTGTTGTTACAGCTTGGAAAGTGCAGAATGTTAGTTGAAATTGCTAGAAATTCATTGGAAGAGGGGAAACATCCTTATTATGGAATTGAGGCATGCAATGAAGTTTTGGAGGGGCATCTCAGTGGCATTGGACCCATGCTGAGGCATGAATGTCTTTGCATACGTGCCGCCTTGTTGCTTAAGGTTACTCGGAAACTGTTTTATGTTAGATGTTGAGATTTATCTTTccttcatatgaaataagtTTCTTATTAGTCATTTACCTTTATTTTACAGCGCAAGTGGAAAAATGATGCCCAAATGGCCATAAGAGATTGTTACAATGCTCGGCGGATTGACAGTTCTTCCTTTAGAGCTCACCTCTACATGTCTGAAGCTCTAGAGCAGGTAAGTTAAATCATTCTAGTTCTGGTTGGTTTTTTAGTTGATACTGAACAAAGGCTGTTGGTATCTGCATTGTTGGCATTCTATATTATCAAGAGCATATCATATTGTCTTGCATAGGCCTCAGTGGTTTGCTGTTCCCTTTTTAATGATTGTACTGGCTACAATTTTTTcaaggtaaatttttttagcttaaatacCATGATGCCTTTAGAGTTTAAACTATCAACTATAGAgtaattctttaatattttctttttgtttttctgataagaagaacttttattattataaaagaagtGAGATGGAGTAGAGCTCCACCACCAGATTCACAATAGATCTATTAGACAACATTTTACGGTATAAATATAATCCCATGCAAAAACAGCAACATCAAGCATTAGCGCAAAACAGTTGAATGGGTTttatttggatttatttttgaatttttcattttatctgTTTTCTGGGAGAACTTTGTAAAGAGTACTGAAGCAGTATGTAACCTTTATCCAAgaattagatattttagaatatttcatctaaactctttcttttattaagaATTGAAGATGATCCATTATAT contains:
- the LOC102631032 gene encoding transcription factor bHLH145, whose translation is MVCQAASQTRFRALKYEHGIAGRAAIVVRIIACFQPLKFCQAEYFRHLLKPEYLYLKMLGDCCGWMGERCGSWFPQQQFDWKLPYSNYSSAPILSGQNCIPTIMNLGTNNVPTNGKLPVNAYPVQPHSQAAEAIEPHGWFYCLPRFRQAFMPASLSILKEQLPAAPFVNHGETTKTKAGSGCAQKRFLVFDQSGDQTTFMFSSGIGNPVQCLTSWSPKPLGRYNLSPDIQGAKADTNVLSMPNLIDDLDETNGADLQSEMHEDTEELNALLYSDDDGDYTDDDEDDEVTSTGHSPSTMTAHEKQDWFDGSTEEVASSAGPIKKRKLFDGVYDDVPLPVPSSSVKCNLHLDDEDDAESSCANSENPGSDEFGSVSTNKRMRKEKIRETVSVLRSIIPDGEGKDAMLVLDEAIDYLKSLRLKAKALGLDSL
- the LOC102631340 gene encoding protein ALTERED SEED GERMINATION 2 isoform X2, which gives rise to MENFPFHDGSIYDMLDTRHTDTRPDVNHSLQMHSSLVRRLSQERELEGHQGCVNAISWNSKGSLLISGSDDTRINVWSYSSRKLLHSIDTGHSANVFCTKFVPETSDELVVSGAGDAEVRLFNLSRFSGRGLDDNAITPSALYQCHTRRVKKLAVEVGNPHVVWSASEDGTLRQHDFRQGSSCPPAGSSHQECRNILLDLRCGAKRSLADPPKQTLSLKSCDISSTRPHLLLVGGSDAFARLYDRRMLPPLTSCQKRMSPPPCVNYFCPMHLSEHGRSSLHLTHVTFSPNGEEVLLSYSGEHVYLMDVNHAGGRAMRYTVGDASKIMSFTPTLNGLELQPPIHDFLQTNIRVRGEVATGLGKCRMLVEIARNSLEEGKHPYYGIEACNEVLEGHLSGIGPMLRHECLCIRAALLLKRKWKNDAQMAIRDCYNARRIDSSSFRAHLYMSEALEQLCKYKEALDFAIAAQCLDPSNSVMAEKVENIKKHIAAAETEKNNKANDGGARSEPRTGRVLSLSDIIYRSEANSDASQDGPRSEREDSDYDEEVEVDFRTSVPGDEGRDVEANFLHGSLNVRIHRRGDSARETVDANGSSGSPSSSSQNDRIPYQPETVIDMKQRYVGHCNVGTDIKQASFLGQRGDYIASGSDDGRWFIWEKQTGRLIKMLLGDEAVVNCVQCHPFDCVVATSGIDSTIKIWTPSASVPSIVSGGAAGPDTADVLEAMESNQRKLSRNREHSLSYELLERFHMHEFSEGSLRPFECAQS
- the LOC102631340 gene encoding protein ALTERED SEED GERMINATION 2 isoform X1, translated to MENFPFHDGSIYDMLDTRHTDTRPDVNHSLQMHSSLVRRLSQERELEGHQGCVNAISWNSKGSLLISGSDDTRINVWSYSSRKLLHSIDTGHSANVFCTKFVPETSDELVVSGAGDAEVRLFNLSRFSGRGLDDNAITPSALYQCHTRRVKKLAVEVGNPHVVWSASEDGTLRQHDFRQGSSCPPAGSSHQECRNILLDLRCGAKRSLADPPKQTLSLKSCDISSTRPHLLLVGGSDAFARLYDRRMLPPLTSCQKRMSPPPCVNYFCPMHLSEHGRSSLHLTHVTFSPNGEEVLLSYSGEHVYLMDVNHAGGRAMRYTVGDASKIMSFTPTLNGLELQPPIHDFLQTNIRVRGEVATGLGKCRMLVEIARNSLEEGKHPYYGIEACNEVLEGHLSGIGPMLRHECLCIRAALLLKRKWKNDAQMAIRDCYNARRIDSSSFRAHLYMSEALEQLCKYKEALDFAIAAQCLDPSNSVMAEKVENIKKHIAAAETEKNNKANDGGARSEPRTGRVLSLSDIIYRSEANSDASQDGPRSEREDSDYDEEVEVDFRTSVPGDEGRDVEANFLHGSLNVRIHRRGDSARETVDANGSSGSPSSSSQNDRIPYQPETVIDMKQRYVGHCNVGTDIKQASFLGQRGDYIASGSDDGRWFIWEKQTGRLIKMLLGDEAGNVISIVNCVQCHPFDCVVATSGIDSTIKIWTPSASVPSIVSGGAAGPDTADVLEAMESNQRKLSRNREHSLSYELLERFHMHEFSEGSLRPFECAQS